The following proteins come from a genomic window of Paenibacillus sp. CAA11:
- a CDS encoding MarR family winged helix-turn-helix transcriptional regulator, which produces MIKTEERTELSLHLYRVLAKSFKSVNEHAVTGSKIQGFNPTAFAVLEVLYYKGQQPIQQIGAKLLLQSGNVTYVIDKLEAAGYLHRTPCARDRRVIFAELTPQGKALMDRLYPEFGDRIDHALSGLDAAEKETLIALLKKMGREAEKLAPLTRK; this is translated from the coding sequence ATGATAAAGACCGAGGAGCGAACGGAGTTGTCTCTGCACCTATACCGTGTGCTGGCAAAATCATTCAAGAGCGTCAATGAGCATGCCGTGACTGGAAGCAAAATTCAGGGGTTTAATCCTACAGCCTTCGCCGTATTGGAGGTACTCTACTACAAGGGACAGCAGCCGATCCAGCAGATCGGGGCCAAGCTGCTGCTTCAGAGCGGAAACGTTACTTATGTCATTGATAAACTTGAAGCCGCCGGATATCTGCACCGCACCCCTTGTGCCCGGGATCGCCGTGTGATCTTTGCAGAGCTTACCCCTCAGGGTAAAGCCTTGATGGATCGGCTGTACCCCGAATTTGGAGATCGGATTGACCATGCGCTAAGCGGCCTGGATGCTGCCGAGAAGGAGACACTGATCGCGCTGCTGAAGAAGATGGGAAGAGAAGCCGAGAAGCTGGCTCCCTTGACCCGCAAATAA
- a CDS encoding aspartyl-phosphate phosphatase Spo0E family protein, whose product MAMTVSYTLNRPAVRSKVNEDLLATIERLRSELVALSADRSFSSDSVLELSQRLDKYIVLAQRQMRKACS is encoded by the coding sequence ATGGCTATGACAGTTTCATATACATTAAACCGCCCGGCTGTCCGCAGCAAGGTCAATGAAGATTTGCTGGCCACGATTGAGAGGCTGAGAAGCGAACTGGTTGCCCTCTCGGCAGATCGCAGCTTTAGCAGTGACAGTGTGCTGGAATTAAGTCAGCGGTTAGATAAATATATTGTTCTCGCCCAGAGGCAAATGCGTAAAGCATGCAGTTAA
- a CDS encoding ECF transporter S component, translated as MKKTKAGISRFTTMDIVLMAMLATANAVMTMYLSSVNQALNSLGGPIATSTITGIYMVYGLLAYYIIRKPGTGLITYGIGAVVQSFMGSAYGIASCFAAAACYIVIVEGLFGLLRYRTWNRGVLLLAGGAMVPLWFFFAAHMFGYTKWGMPVLLSALVVRIVSGIVLSGWLAKVIGDALSRTGLLRSFAISRKDATSR; from the coding sequence ATGAAGAAGACGAAAGCCGGAATATCCCGTTTTACAACGATGGACATTGTGCTGATGGCCATGCTGGCAACGGCTAACGCGGTCATGACAATGTATCTTTCTTCCGTCAATCAGGCGCTGAACAGCCTCGGCGGTCCAATTGCCACATCGACTATAACGGGGATTTATATGGTGTATGGACTGCTTGCCTATTATATAATCCGCAAGCCGGGAACCGGACTTATCACTTACGGAATTGGCGCAGTAGTACAGTCTTTTATGGGGAGCGCTTATGGAATTGCCTCCTGCTTTGCTGCAGCAGCTTGCTATATCGTGATCGTGGAAGGCTTGTTCGGTCTGCTGCGCTACCGTACCTGGAATCGGGGAGTCCTCCTGCTGGCAGGCGGGGCCATGGTGCCGCTTTGGTTCTTCTTTGCTGCCCATATGTTTGGTTATACCAAATGGGGGATGCCTGTGCTGCTGTCAGCCCTGGTGGTCCGGATTGTGAGCGGTATCGTGCTGAGCGGATGGCTGGCTAAGGTGATCGGAGATGCCTTGAGCCGCACCGGATTGCTGCGCTCGTTTGCGATATCTCGCAAGGATGCAACCTCTCGCTAG
- a CDS encoding GNAT family N-acetyltransferase: MSFICAGHIPVLETARLRLRKMGREDAPALFTYWSDRDVVRYMNVPPFGSEEEAWEMINLLNGLSETEDAMRWGIELKDGGLLIGSCGFNNWELDGAYRAEIGYEIGQEHWGQGYMSEALTALLEYGYNTMGLNRIEGLVDPRNEGSIRLLERVGFKNEGLLREYQQSQGEFVDLYMFSLLKREYQRGEGHEG; the protein is encoded by the coding sequence TTGAGTTTTATTTGTGCAGGTCATATTCCAGTCTTAGAAACAGCCCGCTTGAGGCTTCGAAAAATGGGGCGTGAGGATGCTCCGGCTTTGTTTACATACTGGAGCGACAGGGATGTTGTGAGATATATGAACGTTCCTCCGTTTGGTTCTGAAGAAGAGGCATGGGAGATGATCAATCTGCTGAACGGCTTGTCTGAGACGGAGGACGCCATGCGGTGGGGAATCGAACTCAAGGACGGCGGCCTCCTGATTGGCAGCTGCGGGTTTAACAATTGGGAGCTGGATGGGGCTTACCGGGCTGAAATTGGTTATGAAATCGGTCAGGAGCACTGGGGGCAGGGCTATATGTCCGAGGCGCTGACCGCACTGCTTGAGTATGGATACAACACGATGGGCCTAAACCGGATCGAAGGTCTGGTGGACCCCCGGAATGAAGGCTCCATCCGTTTGCTGGAGCGCGTGGGCTTTAAGAATGAAGGGCTTCTTCGAGAATACCAGCAGTCTCAGGGAGAATTCGTTGATCTATACATGTTCTCACTGCTGAAGCGGGAATATCAACGAGGCGAAGGACATGAGGGCTGA
- the ltrA gene encoding group II intron reverse transcriptase/maturase, with translation MKAEYRKGYLQRDSVEREEHAGVRSAGTRERKERGGATDLLEQILDRDNLNRAYKQVKRNHGAPGIDGMTVEDALPWLQEHRDELLQKIREGRYKPSPVRRKEIPKADGSGVRKLGIPTVVDRVIQQAVAQQLQPLFEPLFSEGSYGYRPGRSAQQAIRKVKDYAEQGYGYAVEIDLSKYFDTLNHELLMHLLRKQIQDRRVTELIKRYLKSGVMENGVHCKTEEGSPQGGPLSPLLANIYLNEFDQEMKGRGVNVIRYADDIVVLAKSKRAAVRLLESCGKYLETKLRLQINTQKSKVGSVVARKHFKFLGFALGKNKNGMYIRAHGQSLAKAKKKLKELTSRSQGRNVRQVMEKVKVYIRGWIGYYYVADMKRILQSWSEWLRRRLRMYIWKQWKKPRTKVQNLRKLGIPEWQAYQWGNSRLGYWRIAGSPVLSRSITNKKLVQAGYYDFPAQYERLRKLHLCG, from the coding sequence ATGAAAGCAGAATACCGAAAGGGCTACCTGCAAAGGGATAGCGTGGAACGCGAAGAGCATGCGGGAGTGCGGAGCGCCGGTACTCGGGAACGTAAAGAAAGAGGCGGTGCAACAGACCTGCTGGAGCAGATTCTGGACAGAGACAATCTGAACAGAGCCTACAAACAGGTCAAACGCAACCATGGAGCGCCAGGAATCGACGGAATGACCGTAGAAGACGCGCTACCCTGGCTGCAGGAACATAGAGACGAGCTGTTGCAAAAGATCCGGGAAGGCAGATACAAGCCCAGCCCAGTACGGCGCAAGGAAATTCCCAAAGCAGATGGAAGCGGAGTACGGAAGCTTGGCATACCCACGGTCGTAGACCGAGTGATTCAGCAGGCAGTCGCCCAGCAGCTCCAGCCCCTGTTCGAGCCGCTCTTCTCGGAGGGAAGCTATGGCTACCGCCCCGGTCGGAGCGCACAACAGGCCATTCGCAAGGTGAAAGACTATGCAGAACAGGGATACGGCTACGCAGTAGAAATCGACCTCTCCAAATACTTCGACACGCTGAATCATGAGCTGCTTATGCATCTTTTGCGCAAACAAATTCAGGACAGACGCGTAACCGAACTGATTAAGAGATACCTGAAAAGTGGGGTTATGGAGAACGGGGTGCACTGCAAAACAGAAGAAGGCTCCCCTCAGGGAGGCCCCCTGTCGCCGCTTCTGGCGAACATCTACCTGAACGAATTTGACCAAGAGATGAAAGGCCGCGGAGTGAACGTCATCCGCTATGCGGACGATATTGTGGTGCTTGCCAAAAGCAAACGGGCAGCGGTGCGGCTACTGGAATCCTGCGGAAAGTACCTGGAGACCAAACTGAGACTCCAGATCAATACGCAGAAAAGTAAGGTCGGTAGCGTAGTGGCTCGAAAGCACTTCAAATTTCTCGGCTTTGCCCTGGGAAAGAACAAGAACGGCATGTATATCCGTGCCCATGGACAATCCCTCGCAAAAGCGAAGAAGAAGTTGAAAGAACTCACAAGTCGCAGCCAGGGCAGAAATGTTCGCCAAGTCATGGAAAAGGTAAAAGTCTACATTCGGGGATGGATTGGTTACTACTATGTGGCCGACATGAAACGGATCCTGCAAAGCTGGAGCGAATGGTTGCGAAGACGACTGCGGATGTACATCTGGAAACAGTGGAAAAAGCCGCGAACAAAAGTACAAAACCTGCGGAAGCTGGGGATACCGGAATGGCAGGCTTACCAGTGGGGCAATTCCCGTCTCGGGTACTGGCGCATCGCCGGAAGTCCAGTGTTGTCTCGTTCCATAACAAACAAAAAGCTCGTACAGGCAGGATATTATGACTTTCCTGCGCAATACGAGCGTTTACGTAAATTGCACTTATGCGGTTGA
- a CDS encoding GAF domain-containing protein, whose translation MFNGTTVEGSREERYQAALTQLQGLIMDEPSAIANLSNASALLNLTLQDINWAGFYLYDGKELVLGPFQGLPACIRIPLGRGVCGTAAEQRTTVLVEDVHAFPGHIACDAASNSEIVVPMVKDGELLGVLDIDSPLKGRFDEVEQGFLEQFVEILVKDLMLP comes from the coding sequence ATGTTTAATGGGACTACAGTGGAGGGATCACGGGAGGAACGGTACCAAGCCGCACTGACGCAGCTTCAAGGCCTAATTATGGATGAGCCTAGCGCCATCGCCAATCTTTCCAATGCCTCCGCTTTGCTGAATTTAACTTTACAAGATATTAACTGGGCTGGATTCTACTTGTATGACGGCAAGGAGCTGGTACTCGGCCCGTTCCAAGGACTCCCTGCCTGCATCCGAATTCCACTGGGCCGCGGAGTATGCGGCACAGCTGCTGAACAGCGGACCACTGTACTCGTGGAAGATGTTCATGCCTTCCCCGGACATATCGCCTGCGATGCCGCCTCGAACAGCGAGATTGTGGTTCCTATGGTCAAGGACGGCGAGCTGCTTGGCGTCCTTGATATCGACAGCCCGCTAAAGGGTAGGTTCGACGAAGTCGAACAGGGCTTCCTGGAACAGTTCGTCGAGATTCTTGTTAAAGATCTCATGCTCCCCTAA
- a CDS encoding MDR family MFS transporter has translation MKRGYILAGLLLSTFLAAIEGTVIGPAGPRIVGDLGGVELLSWVFTAYLLTMAVTTPIFGKISDLYGRKPVFVIGSVLFLAGSVMCGLAQGMEQLIIFRAIQGIGAGGLIPVTFTIIGDIYPIEERGKIQGYISSVWGISSLVGPLLGGYVVDSLNWRWVFGFNVPFGLLSLYFILRYFHEQMERRKVKIDYAGAVTFTVGVAALLFGLATGGQQFAWNSPILLTVFAVAILMLAAFFIVENKAEEPLVPLRLFRIRDVAYSNVASLLASALLIGLTSYFPLWVQGVLGENATRSGLLLAPMSVCWLVGSVIGGRWIVSRGSRFTSLIGLLLIAIGAIGLVFVTDGTPEAMLMVWNAVYGLGFGLSFTVFTIIAQSSVGYQLRGASTALNSFVKSLGQTIGVAVFGALINQHIAKETASGSVMGVKVTQEDVNSLLSPEKVQQLPLELWNTLRHVLENGLHVLYIVMAAIAAAGVISVLGLRNRAPEAEGSREEA, from the coding sequence ATGAAGCGAGGCTATATTCTGGCTGGGCTTCTGCTGTCGACGTTTTTGGCAGCAATTGAGGGCACCGTTATCGGTCCGGCCGGGCCTCGAATTGTTGGTGATTTGGGCGGTGTGGAGCTGCTTAGCTGGGTGTTTACAGCCTACTTGCTGACGATGGCAGTGACAACGCCGATTTTTGGCAAGATCAGTGACTTATATGGAAGGAAGCCGGTATTTGTGATCGGCTCGGTGCTGTTTCTGGCTGGTTCCGTAATGTGTGGACTTGCACAAGGCATGGAGCAGCTGATTATCTTCCGTGCAATTCAAGGCATTGGCGCCGGAGGGCTCATTCCGGTTACCTTTACAATTATTGGGGATATTTATCCTATCGAAGAGCGGGGGAAGATTCAGGGCTATATCAGCTCAGTGTGGGGGATCTCCTCATTAGTAGGTCCGCTGCTTGGGGGGTATGTGGTGGATTCACTGAACTGGCGCTGGGTCTTCGGCTTCAACGTTCCCTTCGGCCTGCTGTCTTTGTACTTTATTCTTCGTTACTTCCATGAACAAATGGAGCGCCGCAAAGTTAAAATTGATTATGCCGGAGCAGTAACCTTTACGGTGGGGGTAGCGGCCTTGTTGTTCGGACTAGCTACCGGCGGGCAGCAGTTTGCCTGGAATTCGCCCATCCTGTTGACGGTGTTTGCTGTAGCCATTCTTATGCTGGCAGCCTTTTTTATTGTGGAGAATAAGGCAGAGGAGCCGCTTGTTCCGCTGAGGCTGTTCCGGATCCGGGACGTTGCCTATTCCAATGTGGCCAGCTTGCTGGCGAGTGCACTCTTGATTGGTCTGACTTCTTATTTTCCGCTGTGGGTTCAGGGTGTTCTCGGAGAGAATGCTACACGTTCGGGTCTGCTGCTTGCTCCGATGTCTGTCTGCTGGCTGGTAGGCTCAGTGATCGGCGGACGCTGGATTGTGAGCCGGGGCTCTCGCTTTACTTCGCTAATCGGACTCTTATTGATTGCGATAGGGGCCATCGGCCTTGTCTTTGTAACGGACGGCACGCCTGAGGCTATGCTCATGGTATGGAACGCAGTTTACGGCCTTGGCTTCGGTCTGTCGTTCACAGTATTCACGATCATTGCTCAAAGCTCGGTGGGCTATCAGCTGCGGGGCGCGTCAACCGCTCTGAACTCCTTTGTCAAATCACTGGGCCAGACGATTGGCGTAGCGGTATTTGGGGCGCTGATTAACCAGCATATTGCGAAGGAGACGGCTTCAGGGAGCGTGATGGGCGTTAAGGTGACTCAAGAGGATGTGAACAGCCTGCTGTCACCTGAGAAGGTGCAGCAGCTCCCCTTAGAGCTGTGGAATACGCTTCGTCATGTGCTTGAGAACGGTCTTCATGTGCTATATATTGTTATGGCTGCAATTGCGGCAGCTGGGGTCATCAGTGTGCTTGGACTGCGCAACCGTGCCCCTGAAGCGGAAGGGTCCAGAGAGGAAGCTTGA
- a CDS encoding endonuclease MutS2, giving the protein MDEQTLRTLEYGDIIAEASRYAVSYEGRRRISELQPMSKLSQIARSLEETEEAKRLLSKGASVPLPSLEGVETVVSLLGSGYMFGEQDLTSVGVFLHSCTQLKKYMAGKREIAPGIASFAASLEDLPGLQSEILRCIRHGRVTNEASRELEKVRRKMEQVKERIQKRMQSIMSRYSGILQEQLVSVRAGRYVIPVRKEFYKQVKGRVHDQSTSGQTVFVEPEEISALQSELEGLSAEEGREEAKVLSALSERVEASASELKLNIDITGTYDFLFAKAKYAVSIGGEHVQVNDTGVTRMLEARHPKLLERMVPLDLELSAAARIMIITGPNTGGKTVVLKTLGLLTLMVQSGLLVPVRAGSCFAVFENIRAVVGDGQSLEQSLSTFSAQMASLVQMLNTADSRSLMLIDELAAGTDPGEGMALSVAILEELSQRQAAVLVTTHFNELKTFAAQTPGFVNARMEFDPVSLRPLYQLTIGEAGQSYALEIAQRLGMSQHVIERSRKWMTGRMVKETAPQNSPSAVPEPPVELEQGEKEAGQRADKGCQEEEVKTSVSLASNIEHSRDPAPASTRQESRHPVKGEDQKEERTAAKKGYEPGDAVWVTSLNRPGIVIEPQDHRGTLLVMIQKQQIRVNHKRIKPYISKKELYPDDYDLDIVFESKENRKKKKQMSKHHMEGMQIVKPSEDRSK; this is encoded by the coding sequence ATGGATGAGCAGACACTGCGCACCTTGGAGTATGGAGACATTATTGCGGAGGCATCGCGATATGCCGTGTCATATGAAGGAAGGAGAAGAATCAGCGAGCTTCAGCCGATGAGCAAGCTCAGTCAAATTGCAAGAAGCTTGGAGGAGACGGAGGAGGCCAAGCGCCTCCTCAGCAAAGGGGCAAGTGTGCCGCTGCCTTCATTAGAAGGGGTCGAGACCGTGGTGTCTCTGCTTGGCTCGGGCTATATGTTCGGAGAGCAGGATCTGACCTCGGTCGGCGTATTTTTACACAGCTGCACACAGCTTAAGAAGTATATGGCCGGTAAGCGGGAGATCGCTCCTGGCATCGCTTCTTTTGCCGCATCTTTGGAGGATCTGCCGGGGCTGCAGTCGGAAATTCTCCGCTGTATTCGTCATGGCCGTGTAACGAACGAGGCCAGTCGGGAACTGGAGAAGGTGCGCCGCAAAATGGAGCAGGTGAAGGAGCGAATCCAGAAGCGAATGCAGTCGATCATGTCCAGGTATAGCGGAATTCTTCAGGAGCAGCTGGTTAGCGTCCGCGCAGGGAGATATGTGATCCCGGTGAGGAAGGAGTTTTACAAGCAGGTAAAAGGACGGGTGCATGATCAGTCGACCAGCGGCCAGACGGTGTTCGTGGAGCCGGAGGAGATCTCTGCCCTGCAGTCAGAGCTGGAAGGCTTGTCGGCAGAGGAAGGACGGGAGGAGGCCAAGGTGCTCTCCGCCTTGTCAGAGCGCGTGGAAGCCTCGGCGAGTGAGCTGAAACTGAATATTGACATTACGGGGACTTATGATTTCCTGTTTGCCAAAGCCAAGTATGCTGTATCCATCGGCGGGGAGCACGTCCAGGTGAATGATACGGGAGTTACCCGCATGCTGGAAGCTAGGCATCCGAAGCTGCTGGAGCGCATGGTGCCCTTGGATCTTGAGCTAAGTGCCGCAGCAAGAATCATGATTATTACAGGGCCTAATACGGGCGGAAAGACGGTTGTGCTGAAGACACTGGGGCTGCTCACTTTAATGGTGCAGTCCGGACTGCTGGTTCCCGTACGGGCAGGGAGCTGCTTTGCCGTATTCGAGAATATCCGGGCTGTGGTTGGCGACGGACAAAGTCTGGAGCAGTCGCTGAGCACCTTCTCGGCCCAGATGGCAAGCCTCGTGCAGATGCTGAATACGGCCGACTCGCGAAGCCTGATGCTGATTGATGAGCTGGCGGCGGGTACGGACCCGGGGGAAGGCATGGCTCTCTCTGTGGCGATCTTAGAAGAGCTAAGTCAGAGACAGGCAGCCGTGCTGGTGACGACGCACTTCAATGAGCTTAAGACCTTTGCAGCCCAGACACCAGGCTTCGTGAATGCCCGGATGGAATTCGACCCGGTCTCGTTAAGACCGCTATATCAGCTCACAATCGGTGAGGCGGGGCAGAGCTATGCACTGGAGATTGCGCAGCGCCTCGGAATGTCGCAGCATGTGATCGAACGGTCCCGCAAGTGGATGACGGGGCGGATGGTTAAGGAGACCGCCCCGCAGAATAGCCCAAGCGCTGTCCCCGAGCCGCCTGTAGAACTCGAGCAAGGAGAGAAGGAGGCAGGGCAGCGGGCTGATAAAGGATGCCAAGAGGAGGAGGTGAAGACGTCGGTTTCTTTAGCCTCTAATATAGAACATAGCCGCGATCCAGCTCCAGCTTCCACCAGGCAGGAATCTCGCCATCCAGTGAAAGGAGAGGACCAGAAGGAGGAACGGACCGCAGCTAAGAAAGGGTATGAGCCGGGTGACGCGGTGTGGGTAACCTCGCTGAACCGTCCCGGAATTGTCATCGAGCCTCAAGACCACCGCGGCACGCTGCTTGTGATGATCCAGAAGCAACAGATTCGCGTGAATCACAAACGGATCAAGCCATACATCTCCAAAAAGGAGCTGTATCCGGATGATTATGATCTTGATATTGTGTTCGAATCGAAAGAGAATCGTAAGAAGAAGAAGCAGATGTCTAAGCATCATATGGAAGGCATGCAAATCGTGAAGCCATCTGAAGACAGAAGCAAATAA
- a CDS encoding alpha/beta hydrolase codes for MLYTIIIAIVLLILILTVSGITRFGFHQMTRMRLRPAENITNYLERTGIFTIDKYDSMSPRQVQVTSHDGTRLSGQVLEAHPDSKDWVILVHGITCSLLQSIPFAGIYEEAGFNVLLIDQRRHGQSEGKYTTYGYHEKHDVESWVEWILEHYGEDCQVGLHGQSLGGGTVLEYLGIAHPAIKFVVADCPYSDLTELIHYQLTVLNKLPAFPFLRLIDRRLGSKAGFRLAQVSPIRNVQASQIPVLFIHGTEDRYVPTWMSQNMYDVKTGPKELLLVPGAVHANAYETDPKRYKETVAAFAKQHLASVSADPAEALV; via the coding sequence TTGCTTTATACAATCATTATCGCCATCGTGCTGTTAATTCTCATCCTTACGGTCAGCGGAATCACACGCTTTGGCTTCCATCAGATGACACGCATGCGCCTCCGGCCAGCGGAGAATATCACGAACTACCTCGAACGCACCGGCATATTTACCATAGATAAATACGATTCCATGTCCCCACGCCAGGTGCAGGTCACTTCACATGACGGCACTCGGCTGAGCGGTCAGGTTCTTGAGGCCCACCCGGACTCCAAAGACTGGGTAATCCTGGTGCATGGAATTACTTGCTCTCTGCTGCAGTCCATTCCCTTTGCCGGAATATATGAGGAGGCCGGCTTCAATGTGCTGCTGATCGACCAGCGCCGGCACGGCCAAAGCGAGGGAAAATATACAACCTATGGATATCATGAGAAGCATGATGTAGAAAGCTGGGTTGAGTGGATTTTAGAGCATTATGGGGAGGATTGCCAGGTGGGTCTGCACGGCCAATCGCTCGGCGGAGGCACTGTGCTCGAATACTTGGGGATAGCTCATCCTGCTATAAAATTCGTGGTAGCGGATTGCCCATACTCTGATCTAACTGAGCTTATCCATTACCAGCTGACCGTTCTCAACAAGCTTCCCGCTTTTCCGTTCTTGCGGCTGATTGATCGTCGTCTGGGCAGCAAAGCGGGCTTCAGGCTAGCACAGGTGAGCCCGATCAGAAACGTCCAGGCCAGCCAAATTCCAGTATTGTTCATTCATGGTACTGAGGACCGCTATGTGCCAACCTGGATGAGTCAGAATATGTACGATGTTAAGACCGGGCCCAAAGAGCTTCTGCTCGTGCCGGGTGCCGTGCATGCCAACGCCTATGAGACAGATCCCAAGCGTTATAAGGAGACTGTAGCCGCATTTGCGAAGCAGCACCTTGCTTCCGTATCAGCCGACCCGGCTGAAGCTCTTGTCTAA
- a CDS encoding energy-coupling factor transporter transmembrane component T family protein, which translates to MRADSDTKAYLLQRIDPLSKLALLLCMAVLSMHWEKPAEQASLLVAALLSARFAGGMPWRQIYKGMAYIIIFALPLFIVTLIAAPAEGRNLLEAGPLSLSSGGIDAAGGAALRLLVLFLSSLIYIRTTEPRDFVYMLTVRLKVPYRLAFGVSIALTFVPLLEAEARNASAARRIRRGYPVTGISGRMAHLLGLAAAVFTAAIRRVQQTAGAMDAKGFGAFAERTFLRVPKYPVHGRIFVICGLGVTVGLWLLG; encoded by the coding sequence ATGAGGGCTGATTCTGATACGAAGGCGTATCTTCTACAGCGAATCGATCCGCTCAGCAAGCTTGCGCTACTGCTGTGCATGGCCGTTTTGTCCATGCACTGGGAGAAGCCGGCCGAGCAAGCTTCACTCTTGGTAGCTGCGCTACTATCCGCGCGCTTTGCCGGGGGGATGCCATGGCGGCAAATCTATAAGGGCATGGCTTATATCATAATTTTTGCCCTGCCGCTTTTTATAGTCACCTTGATTGCAGCCCCAGCTGAGGGACGGAACTTGCTTGAAGCCGGACCGCTGTCCTTGAGCAGTGGAGGAATAGACGCCGCAGGCGGGGCTGCCCTTCGCCTGCTTGTCTTGTTCCTGTCTTCGCTCATCTATATCCGCACGACAGAGCCGCGTGACTTTGTATACATGCTTACAGTCCGTCTAAAGGTTCCTTACAGACTGGCATTTGGTGTCTCCATCGCCCTGACCTTTGTGCCTCTGCTGGAGGCTGAGGCGAGAAATGCCTCGGCTGCAAGGCGGATTCGCAGGGGGTACCCGGTGACGGGAATATCCGGGCGAATGGCGCATCTGCTAGGCCTAGCTGCTGCAGTATTCACGGCAGCGATTCGTAGGGTGCAGCAGACGGCAGGAGCTATGGATGCCAAGGGCTTTGGTGCTTTTGCGGAGAGGACCTTTTTGCGGGTCCCTAAGTATCCGGTACATGGGAGGATTTTTGTGATTTGCGGGCTTGGGGTAACCGTGGGACTATGGCTGCTTGGATAA
- a CDS encoding ABC transporter ATP-binding protein — protein MDASLVLKRITYTYESEEAPALQDLSLVVRPGEWVAIAGRNGSGKSTLCGLMTGYLPRIAGGKREGVLQVGGVDPAEADIADLAVRVGMVFQDPDAQLVQGVVQDEVAFGPENLCVSPQEIEQRLQLALRDVQLEQQRASKVRELSGGQRQRTAIAAVLSMETPILIFDEPAASLDKSARQRLIAVLRRLHGEGRTVLTVSARLDEIAGAAERLVVLERGRVALDGKAEQLLKEQRPRLQQLGVLPAGPPSVAGGGTNRSIGQAASSSAAPAASGREPLLELRQLSFRYPGGQQQALRDVSLSLRPGSWTLLCGENGSGKTTLSRLLMGLLPLPKGSVYWDGQDAARLGTDRLAGEIGYVFQEPDDQFVAGTVLEEMLYGPLASRQRRRFARRRKEVPGAELEALKTRALLLLHSAGLAGKENASPYLLSGGEKRLLSAAAQFMVPKRLYILDEPTSGTDYAACGLMKQLCLQAIEKGAALLMITHEPEQFAAAADTVITLDQGRVLKCKSHGL, from the coding sequence TTGGATGCAAGCCTAGTGCTTAAGCGGATTACATATACGTACGAGAGTGAGGAAGCACCTGCTTTGCAGGATTTGTCTCTGGTCGTCAGGCCAGGGGAATGGGTCGCAATTGCCGGGAGGAACGGAAGCGGAAAGTCGACCCTCTGCGGGCTTATGACAGGCTATCTGCCGCGAATTGCAGGCGGGAAGCGTGAAGGGGTGCTCCAGGTAGGAGGGGTGGACCCGGCTGAAGCGGATATTGCGGATCTTGCTGTTCGCGTAGGGATGGTATTCCAAGACCCAGATGCCCAGCTCGTGCAGGGGGTCGTTCAGGATGAGGTTGCCTTTGGCCCCGAAAATTTATGTGTCTCGCCGCAGGAGATTGAGCAGCGGCTTCAGCTCGCGCTAAGGGATGTACAGCTTGAGCAGCAGCGCGCAAGTAAGGTGCGCGAGCTCTCAGGCGGCCAGCGGCAGCGCACAGCCATTGCCGCCGTCTTGTCCATGGAGACGCCGATCCTCATCTTCGATGAGCCGGCGGCCAGCCTGGACAAGTCGGCACGGCAGCGCCTGATTGCCGTCCTGCGGCGCCTGCACGGCGAGGGACGCACCGTGCTGACCGTGTCTGCGCGGCTTGACGAGATCGCCGGCGCTGCCGAGCGGCTCGTTGTGCTGGAGCGCGGCCGTGTGGCGCTGGACGGCAAGGCGGAGCAGCTGCTTAAGGAGCAGCGCCCGCGCCTGCAGCAGCTGGGCGTGCTGCCCGCAGGCCCCCCGTCTGTAGCAGGCGGCGGGACGAACCGCAGCATAGGGCAGGCGGCGAGCTCCTCGGCCGCCCCTGCCGCCTCGGGCCGGGAGCCGCTGCTGGAGCTGCGGCAGCTGAGTTTCCGCTACCCGGGCGGGCAGCAGCAGGCTCTGCGGGACGTAAGCCTGAGCTTAAGGCCTGGGAGCTGGACGCTGCTCTGCGGTGAGAATGGCTCCGGCAAGACGACCCTCTCCCGGCTGCTGATGGGCCTGCTTCCTCTTCCCAAGGGCAGCGTGTATTGGGACGGGCAGGATGCGGCACGCCTGGGAACGGATCGTCTGGCTGGCGAGATTGGCTATGTCTTTCAGGAGCCGGACGATCAATTCGTTGCAGGTACGGTGCTGGAGGAGATGCTGTACGGCCCTTTGGCATCCCGTCAGCGGCGGCGATTTGCCAGAAGACGCAAGGAAGTCCCTGGCGCCGAGCTTGAGGCGCTGAAGACGCGTGCGCTTTTGCTGCTTCACAGCGCGGGGCTCGCAGGGAAGGAGAACGCTTCACCATACTTGCTAAGCGGCGGGGAGAAGCGGCTGTTAAGCGCAGCAGCTCAGTTCATGGTTCCGAAGCGGCTGTATATCCTGGATGAGCCTACGAGTGGGACTGATTATGCGGCTTGCGGGCTTATGAAACAGCTTTGTCTGCAAGCTATAGAGAAGGGCGCTGCCCTGCTTATGATCACCCATGAGCCTGAGCAGTTTGCAGCGGCGGCGGATACAGTGATCACCTTGGACCAGGGAAGGGTCTTAAAATGCAAGAGTCACGGGTTATGA